One part of the bacterium genome encodes these proteins:
- the secG gene encoding preprotein translocase subunit SecG, with translation MYTVLIVLFFIVCVLLTFVILIQSSKGGGLAGTFGGIDSMSTVLGGRGSATFLSKMTAILTATFMVLALLLGFMTRGSVSQSSLVEQERERRSSSPARTLPQVPAPTTPAPAGK, from the coding sequence ATGTACACGGTACTGATCGTTTTGTTTTTCATCGTCTGCGTTCTGTTGACGTTTGTCATTCTCATCCAATCCAGCAAGGGCGGCGGTCTGGCGGGCACCTTTGGCGGCATCGATTCAATGAGCACTGTTCTCGGCGGCCGCGGCAGCGCCACCTTTTTATCCAAGATGACCGCGATCCTGACCGCTACGTTCATGGTCCTTGCCCTGTTGTTGGGCTTTATGACCCGCGGCAGCGTCTCTCAGTCCAGCCTGGTGGAGCAGGAACGAGAACGAAGATCCAGTTCTCCGGCGCGCACGTTGCCCCAGGTTCCGGCGCCGACAACGCCGGCACCGGCCGGAAAGTAA